A stretch of Fusarium poae strain DAOMC 252244 chromosome 2, whole genome shotgun sequence DNA encodes these proteins:
- a CDS encoding hypothetical protein (SECRETED:SignalP(1-21)~CAZy:GH2) → MFWSKIVVSFAGFCSLSLVSAQTKYEVQKPPLDTDWTYKVGTNPWPEHPRPLLKRESWKSLNGIWTWRGDGELTDPPEGSLDREVLVPACIESALSGLQILDQREFWYQRSFEVADEWEEKTILLHFEAVDYNSTIFVNGKEKVNHIGGYDRFTIDITDNVKFGESNELLVFVSDPTDDQVIPIGKQTLRPSHIFYRSCSGIWQQVWLEAVPKNNYITELDVAAGADGQVAITVHTSGESSNPVQVTIQGEDGTNIVSHNGTTDEEFSFTAKSPKLWWPDSPTLYNLTVTLGSGDEVHSYTGFRTISKGKVENVTRPLLNGEFVFQFGTLDQGYWPDGLYTPPNREAMISDLKLLKKFGFNMVRKHIKYEPHLFYQACDELGLLVIQDMPSLPADGNRKPNDAEQAEFKRQLEILVNQHKSYPSITTWVIYNEGWGQRDGSPEEDLTQLVRKLDKSRLINSVSGWDDHGYGDFHDNHNYAAPQCGTPFYSRPKTPYDPERIGIAGEYGGIGHNVSIEHLWNVKQAIDSIPETYEINKDLDSYNYRSGVLFRDIREQTQRFACSGAVYTQTSDVEGEVNGLITYDRRFVRPDVEKWQSEIASVYKAAASRGGREFDDDGKESSGSLLDL, encoded by the exons ATGTTTTGGTCAAAGATTGTAGTCTCCTTCGCGGGGTTCTGCTCACTGTCCTTGGTCTCTGCGCAGACAAAGTACGAGGTTCAGAAACCTCCACTTGATACAGACTGGACTTACAAGGTTGGCACTAACCCATGGCCTGAACATCCACGACCACTTCTCAAACGCGAGTCGTGGAAAAGTCTCAACGGTATCTGGACTTGGAGAGGCGATGGTGAATTGACTGATCCTCCCGAGGGTTCTCTTGACCGTGAAGTACTGGTTCCAGCTTGCATTGAGAGTGCCTTGTCGGGACTGCAGATCCTCGATCAACGCGAGTTTTGGTACCAGCGATCATTTGAAGTGGCGGACGAATGGGAAGAAAAGACCATTTTGCTTCATTTTGAGGCTGTGGACTACAACTCGACTATCTTTGTGAACGGCAAAGAGAAGGTGAACCATATTGGTGGGTACGACAGATTCACCATTGACATTACAGACAATGTCAAGTTTGGGGAGTCGAATGAATT ACTCGTCTTTGTGAGTGATCCAACGGATGATCAAGTAATTCCCATTGGCAAACAGACCCTGCGCCCAAGTCACATCTTCTATCGTTCTTGTTCCGGTATCTGGCAGCAAGTCTGGCTTGAAGCTGTCCCCAAAAACAATTACATTACTGAACTTGATGTAGCGGCTGGCGCAGACGGTCAAG TTGCCATTACAGTCCACACATCAGGAGAGTCCAGTAACCCCGTTCAAGTCACCATCCAAGGGGAAGACGGCACAAACATCGTCTCTCACAACGGAACCACAGACGAGGAGTTCAGTTTCACCGCAAAGTCGCCCAAGCTGTGGTGGCCTGATTCACCTACTCTCTACAACCTGACCGTGACACTCGGTAGTGGAGATGAAGTACACAGCTACACCGGCTTCCGTACTATATCCAAAGGTAAAGTAGAAAACGTCACACGACCGTTGCTCAACGGGGAGTTTGTGTTTCAATTCGGTACTCTCGATCAAGGGTACTGGCCTGATGGCTTGTACACGCCGCCAAACCGAGAGGCGATGATTTCTGATCTCAAGCTGTTGAAGAAGTTTGGCTTCAACATGGTGAGAAAGCAT ATCAAATATGAGCCTCATCTCTTTTACCAAGCATGCGACGAGCTCGGTCTTCTCGTCATCCAAGACATGCCAAGTCTGCCAGCAGATGGCAACCGCAAGCCCAATGATGCAGAGCAAGCCGAGTTCAAGCGACAGCTTGAGATTCTAGTCAATCAGCACAAGAGCTATCCCTCAATTACAACCTGG GTCATCTACAACGAAGGATGGGGTCAGCGAGATGGTTCGCCAGAGGAGGACCTCACACAGCTTGTCCGCAAACTCGACAAGTCGCGACTCATCAACTCTGTTAGCGGATGGGACGACCACGGCTATGGAGACTTCCAT GACAATCACAATTATGCTGCACCCCAATGTGGTACACCTTTCTACTCCCGACCCAAGACTCCATACGACCCTGAACGCATTGGCATCGCTGGTGAATACGGTGGTATCGGCCATAACGTATCAATTGAGCA TCTTTGGAACGTCAAACAAGCCATCGATAGTATCCCCGAAACTTACGAGATCAACAAAGACCTTGATTCGTACAACTATCGGTCCGGTGTCTTGTTTCGAGATATCCGTGAGCAAACCCAGCGTTTCGCTTGTAGTGGCGCTGTATATACTCAGACGAGCGATGTCGAGGGCGAAGTCAATGGTTTGATCACGTATGACCGTCGTTTTGTGAGACCGGATGTTGAGAAGTGGCAGAGCGAGATTGCAAGTGTGTACAAGGCTGCTGCTTCGAGAGGCGGGAGGgagtttgatgatgatggaaaggAAAGTTC
- a CDS encoding hypothetical protein (TransMembrane:1 (o15-36i)), translated as MASELSAGSLFNVDGVIALVTGGATGIGLMFVKALLQNGASKVYIAGRRKEKLDEVVRSLGDRVVGIQCDVTSKEDLQNAVSHVEKDAGYINLLVCNSGIGGPQVKPITPETSLEEWAKSNFDTDFDAYVNTFAINTASVWFTSMVFLGLLKKGNEKANVDQTSQIIVTSSIAAFNKKAPGGWAYGQSKAAAVLAAKQLAVALPQWNIRANCICPGLFPSEMSEPIVKMYSDESGQPGAIPTSIAPIRRMGDEKDMSGTFLYLASRAGGYCNGAVIVVDGGRLGNFPTTN; from the exons ATGGCGTCAGAACTCAGTGCCGGTTCCCTCTTCAATGTCGATGGCGTTATCGCATTGGTAACAGGTGGTGCTACTG GCATTGGTCTCATGTTCGTCAAAGCTCTCCTTCAAAATGGCGCCTCCAAAGTATACATCGCTGGCAGAAGAAAGGAGAAGCTGGACGAGGTAGTCCGTTCATTGGGCGACAGGGTCGTTGGAATTCAGTGCGACGTCACGTCCAAGGAGGATCTCCAGAATGCTGTGTCACATGTTGAAAAGGATGCTGGATACATCAATCTTTTGGTCTGCAACAGCGGTATTGGGGGACCCCAGGTCAAGCCCATCACTCCCGAAACTTCCTTGGAGGAATGGGCAAAGTCCAACTTTGACACGGATTTCGACGCTTACGTCAACACGTTTGCCATCAACACTGCCTCGGTCTGGTTCACTAGCATGGTATTCCTCGGGCTTCTGAAGAAAGGCAACGAGAAAGCCAACGTTGACCAGACGTCGCAAATTATTGTCACTAGCTCTATTGCTGCCTTTAACAAAAAGGCTCCTGGTGGTTGGGCTTACGGACAGTCTAAAGCGGCTGCCGTTCTTGCCGCTAAGCAACTCGCAGTCGCTCTACCTCAGTGGAACATTCG TGCCAATTGTATCTGCCCAGGAT TATTCCCTAGTGAAATGTCTGAGCCAATCGTCAAGATGTATTCAGATGAATCTGGACAACCTGGTGCGATTCCAACATCAATTGCGCCGATTCGAAGAATGGGAGACGAAAAGGACATGTCAGGAACGTTTCTGTATCTTGCATCGAGAGCAGGTGGATATTGCAATGGCGCAGTTATAGTGGTTGATGGTGGTCGTTTGGGCAACTTCCCCACTACAAATTAG